Genomic DNA from Vicinamibacterales bacterium:
AGCACTGCCACTCTGCCCAGCGCTGATCGTCATCCTCCCGAATACGGGACCGCTGCCGGGATGGTTCCCTGAAACCATCCAAGACCCTTCAAGCTGTGGCGCGCGGAGATTCGCCGACCACGCGGCCCACGCGGACGAATGTAAAGGAAACACTTCGGCTAGGTGATCAATCGCCCGATTCATCGGATGTCGTCGCTCGGGCGTCTCATCAGGGGCTGGAGGGTCACGCCGCACCATCCCGCCTTCTCGAAAGCCTTGTCGGTCAACAATGGGGTAATACCCTCGGTGCATTGCCACCACCAGTGCCCACTCTTCCTTGGTGCGGCGCTGATTAAGTATCCGCCCCATTGAGTGACAGGCACTACAGGTCGCCTCGGTATCCCGGTCGGCCTCGTATTCATACTCTATGAGCCGGCGTTCGACTTCAAACGCCCCGCCTCGTGCTTCTTCCGGCGCGAGCCCTAGGTTATTCGAAAGGTATCGTACGATCTCCCGTGCCTCATCCGGGTCGAGAATCATGTCGTTGAGGCTAACCATCCGCTTGATCGTCTGCTGCCACCCTTCCGGAGTCGTCCGTCGGTATGAAATTCGAGACAAAATTCCCGGCTCGTCAGTTACGTGACAGATACCACACGCCTCAATAACCGTTTGATTGTCTATTGAAATTCCATCGGCGCCCTCCGGGTCAGACTGACCAAACGCCAAAGAAACAGGTATCCAGGACGCAATAACCAAGGCCGAAAAAATACGCATAATTATCACTTCGACAAGCTAAGAATGACAGAAAAGGACCCACATTTGTAGCAAAAGCACTGCACCAGCACAATTGGAGGCATTAGACCTCTTTACCAATACCATTGATAAGTGCACCAGTCGCGAGCAGAAGCGACAAAGCTCCGAGAAAATCCGGAAGAATCACTGGGGCATTACGTTGATTGTAAGCCTCGAACAGGTCGGGGACGTGCCGGTGGTGGCCCGCTATATGAACTAACGCCGGCAAATCAACATTCCTGACGAACCTCACCGCCACTCGACCGATAATGGGCGTCTCTAGCCCAAGGCGCTCCTCGAGCACAACCTCCCGCCCGGCAATGCCAGGCCAACGCTCAATCTCGAGGCCATCTCCAGGAGTCAAGGCAATCTCAGCGCTATTTTTCAACTCGGCAAACGACACCTGCACCGTTGGATCACGGCGCACAGAATCCAGATCGATTGCCGTCGGAGAACTATGATCCAAGTCGTAATTGAACTCGGATCGTCCGGTCCAGAACGGATGGTCATGCATTGTCCCTCCCTCGCGAAAGTAAGCTGCGGTTTGCTTAGCGAAGGTCGAAAATATCTCCGTCTCACGTGCGGTATAAAAATTGCGCGCCACCTCACCCATATCAGGTCTCACTAGGCAGGTATTAGCCACTATGGCTGCCATCGAGGCTGACGCGATGGCCTTCTTCACGCCGAACGAAGAGAGCGGATCAAGGCACGAGGCTGCGTCGCCAACCAATAGGAACGCGGAACCGGCGTAACGATCGGCAGAATACACCGACGCGTCACAGGCCCAGGGTTCGACAATGAGCCGCGCGTGGTCCATGAGGCGCGAGAACTGTCGCGCCTTGGCCAGCTCCTGCTGATAAGTCACGGCAAGCTGGCCACCCCGATCTAAGTCGGTCTCGCGCGGATCAACCATAAAGGTCAGATAGCGCCGCATTGCACTGACAGGAACTGACCAGGCCCACCCGTCACGGTAGGCCTCTACGAGCGTGTGAGTCGGCTCGGCTAGAGCCCAACCATCGGGTCGCTCCCACACACCGGCAATCGCCAGCGTCGCGTATGCCGAACCATAACGCCTGAAGCCTTGTCTAGCGATTACTCCCGCTCGGCCTGAGCAGTCAAGCACTACCCGCGCTCTGATGACAACTGGGTCGGCATGTTCTCCATACGCCGCAACATGCACGGTTGCGGTGTCGTCAGTATCAAACTCAACTCGCTTCACTGTGCTCTCCACAACAGTGGTATTTGCGGCTTCAGCTTGGTCCCGAAGCAAGTGATCGAATTCTCGCCGGACAACCTGGTAGCCACGTTCGTCGTCCGCGAAGTGCTCCGACCGCATCTGGTCATTACCCCACCAAAATGTATTACCCGTCGAACGGTAGAACCCTGCTTCGTCGATAGCCTCCAAGACACCAATCGCCCGAAAAAGCTTTCGGCAACTAGGTGGCAATGATTCAGCGAGCGTTGGCATCGGTGACTGGCTCTTCGTTAAGAGCAGCACCTCGTGGCCCCACGCCGCCAAAATACGCGCGGCTGAGGCGCCGGCAGGACCGCCACCAATAACGATGATGTCTGAAGTCGAGGGTAGGTGAATACCTGACATCTCTAGTTCCGAGGCATCCCAGTGGACAGTGTTAAGCAAGAAAACTGATAAGGGGATTATATGCTGGTACGACGAGATAATAGGATCGATCGAGTGACAGACACTAATGGATCGATGACAATTGGTCGTCTGGAGCGCACGAAATGCAACTCGCCATTATCTCGGATATTCATGACAGGGGTGATCATCTCGCCGTCATCCTCAGCCAGGTAACGGATGCCGATGCACTC
This window encodes:
- a CDS encoding tryptophan 7-halogenase: MSGIHLPSTSDIIVIGGGPAGASAARILAAWGHEVLLLTKSQSPMPTLAESLPPSCRKLFRAIGVLEAIDEAGFYRSTGNTFWWGNDQMRSEHFADDERGYQVVRREFDHLLRDQAEAANTTVVESTVKRVEFDTDDTATVHVAAYGEHADPVVIRARVVLDCSGRAGVIARQGFRRYGSAYATLAIAGVWERPDGWALAEPTHTLVEAYRDGWAWSVPVSAMRRYLTFMVDPRETDLDRGGQLAVTYQQELAKARQFSRLMDHARLIVEPWACDASVYSADRYAGSAFLLVGDAASCLDPLSSFGVKKAIASASMAAIVANTCLVRPDMGEVARNFYTARETEIFSTFAKQTAAYFREGGTMHDHPFWTGRSEFNYDLDHSSPTAIDLDSVRRDPTVQVSFAELKNSAEIALTPGDGLEIERWPGIAGREVVLEERLGLETPIIGRVAVRFVRNVDLPALVHIAGHHRHVPDLFEAYNQRNAPVILPDFLGALSLLLATGALINGIGKEV